A segment of the Pseudochaenichthys georgianus unplaced genomic scaffold, fPseGeo1.2 scaffold_662_arrow_ctg1, whole genome shotgun sequence genome:
gtcgaaagagatgagttttcagtctggaaggtgtgtgagctttctgctgtcctgatgtcaatgggagctcattccaccatcttggagccaggacagcaaacccacgtgtttctgctgatgggaactcgggtccccctcgcagcgagggtgcagcgagtcgtttggctgatgcagagcgaagggcacgtgctggggtgcacggtttaaccatgtcctggatgtaggaagggccagatccatgcagcatggtacgcaagtaccagtgtcttgaagtggattctagcagttaccggaagccagtggagggagcggaggagcggcgtggtgtgggaacatttaggaaggttgaagaccagacgagccgctgcattctggatgagctgcagaggtcggatggcacatgcaggtagaccagccaggagggagttgcagtagtctaggcgtgaggtgacgagagcctggaccagaacctgcgttgaACACCTTAAGCCATGGAGGGCAATCTGATTTGGATGAGAAGGAGCTGGCTCAAGAGTGGAACATTTACCTGACTTGCCATCAAAGAGCATGACAActcttgagttgttgaaattcatacacacaaagcaGCTCACCGAAAATATATCCCAACTTGTGTATTGCTCTGCGGATCAGTGCAACGCTACCAGTAACAGCAGCTTCAGCCGAGAGGAGTTTTTCCAAATTAAAACTCTTGAAAACATTCCTGAGGTCAACCATGGCTCAAGAACGCCTCAGTGGTCTGGCTGTGATCAGTGTTAACCATGAGGTTGGTGGTCAGatttcacatgatgatgtgattgaTGACTTTGCAGCGAGGAAGCCAGAAGGATTGCACTGTAGATGGAAACCAGTAGGAGCTAATATGTAGGCTAACCTTGTGTGATGATAGGGAGTGGAATGTAAATAGTTCTTGAGACAAAGTGAATTTGtaatttttatttgtttgtttatttagcatattatattttgattatttgaCATGTGCAACATATTTTACAATACATAATTGTCTTTTAAAGCAAATTTGCACTTTATTTTCttgtttgttattgttattattgtttgttagctaagttttttgttttaattctTTAGTGTGTACTTTACATTTCTTCTTAATTTTCTTTGAAAGAAAATGTGcacattcttttattgtttgttattgttattattattattattgtttgttagctaagttgtttatttgttttaattctTTAGTGTGCACTTTAGTTTACATTTATTCTTAGCTCTTGTACTGTATAACTGTTaagattaggggtgtaacggtatccgtattcgtcccgtaccgtcgcggttcggacgtcacggttcggcacatgcagtcacacggcgaatacgcctttttttacgagtgggaaaaaagtctgtcactcagggcagtattacactatatataatccagggggcggtattgcgcctaaaagccagccgcccgtaaataacaaatgaagaacaagaacaaaacgaacacaatacttgaagaagaaaagttagtagctatggcgagttcacacaacactcaggagctagaagacccacctgcttcttttaaatcagctgtgtgggaacatgtcgggttccctgtggactacaacaatgatggggtgcgagttgtggatcggacgaggacggtgtgtcggcgttgttcgacagcagtgcggtatgctagtggtaacacgtcaaacatgctcagtcacatccgagtcagtctcagtccccagcgagagggtttcctcgacggcaggtgccatagttaccgccaacagatctgccctcactgctgacaacgtagacacactcatctttctgaagaacaacttgaaagtagagtaaagcttgagtatcTTTATtcaggcataatggcctcacacactcacaaggtaattacacatgttagacattgctcctaaaggtactgattttattttgttttatatttatataaatattattattatttatttttatattttgacatcaggagatgttatacagttctgtattgccttttattgattgtgattgaaacactttcttattatttattttaatatgttcaagacattctttttagttgtacagcatatttaaccttttagtttgacatcagccaatataaataatatggccatgactgtgtgtgttactgtttgtggtttgtttttaactgtgtaatacagttaatgattccaaatgttagagttccttattttcataccaaaacttgcattactgttacaaataaataacagcaacaaaaaattatgcatttgggacttttttttgcttttccttgttgtaccgaacccgtaccgaaccgtgacccccaaaccgaggtatggaccgaaccgtgacttctgtgaaccgttacacccctagttaagatgttttgattttgggggggggggggggggggcgcagtgGTGAAGCTCGCCTAGGGCACCAAATGTGCTAGGTCCGCCCCTGATAAGGAGCACTGTACAGCGAGGACATGACTTATAGCTTTCTCACTTTAATTAGTTGTCTTCTGTTTGCTGCTTTAAGCCCATTGGTGCTCCAGTACAGGCTGCAGGGCCACAGCAGAACTGTACTGTAGTAGCAGGACGATCCTGCGTGTCCTTCACTCACGTGCTCAGTGAAACAGTGGCATGCTCCCTATGTGTGCCAGAGAACAGCCTATTGTTACACTGTGACTCTTCCTGCTGCTCAAGGACAAATGTGCAGCTGTCCCACATACAAAAAGCAATATGACTCATCAGCACATTCACAgctcctctttctcctctggcagCGTGTCATCATTATGTACTCGAGGTGTGCTATCTATAGTCTGTCCAGAGCCGCCTGTCAGCTCGCTGGGTCGGAGCTGCTCAGCCTCTCTGACCACCCACAGGCAGGCTTTCTTCTGTGTCAGAGCTCTCTTGTAGTGAGTGTGTGGCTCAGCTGGGATGTGATGAAGACCCACAGCAGGGAGGAGATGGAGTCCAGCAGCTGTCCAGCTCACTGTCTGAGGGTCAGTGTTTGTGACAGCTCCTTCGTTGTGGATAAGATCCTTCTGGCTGAGAAGTGTGAGTATTTCAGAGCCTTGTTCCAGTCCGGAATGAGAGAGTGCCAGCAGCAGCACCTCCAGCTGCAGGGGGTGGGCGCGCCAGGCTTCCTGCTCATGCTGAGGGTCCTTAGGGGGGAGCGCCCCCTGCTGAGCGCCGACCAGATCGTGGAGGCCATCGAGTGTACGGCTTTCCTGCAGGTGCCGGCTCTCACCGAGCACTTGATGAACACGGTGAACTCTGAGAACTGCCTGCTCATGTTCCACACAGCGTCCACATTCGGGGTGAGGGAGCTCGCCCACGGCTCCGCCCTGTTCATCAGAGACATGTACTCCGAGCTGGAGGAGGACCTGCACACCTTACCCGACTCGCTGGTGGAGTACATCCAGTCCCTGCTCCCCAGCAGCTACATGGCCGTGTGCAGCCACTCCCCGTGCACAGAGCAGCTGCAGGACCCCCAGAGGACCGTGAACTTCCTGGACGAGGACAGCAGGGAGTGGAAGGTGCTGACTCATCTCCCGGTGAGCACCAGCACCACCATGGCAGGCGTGGCAGTCCTAGACAACAAACTTTACATCATCGGGGGGGTGCATGATGTGAGCAAAAAGGTGGTGGAGAGTGGTTTCTGTTACAGCCCTGCAGAAAACACTTGGACCACCTTTTGCGGCCCCCAGACGCTGCGCTACAACCTGACTCTGATTGGACACCAGGGCTGCCTGTACGCCCTGGGAGGAGAGAACAACAGGAAGGCCCTGTCCTCTGTGGAGAGGTTCAGGGTGGAGACGGGGAACTGGGGGTTTGTCTCCCCCCTCCCTTGCCCGGCAGCCCAGGTGGTGTCTGCGGTAGCTATGAGCAGGATCTTCATCTGTCTGTGGAGAGGGAGGGGTGCCACAGACATACACGAGTACGTGTCGGAGCGCGACCAGTGGCTCCTGGTCACCACGCTCACCAGGGAGCACAGTTACGCTCTTTACATGGTGGCCCACAGGGATCATCTGTACGTGGTGCGCAATGGGCCCTGCGATGACTTCCTGCTGTGTGTGATGGACTGCTACAGCCTGAGCTCCGGCCAGTGGACGGCTGTGTGCGGTCACTACGGCAACAGCAAGGGCTCCCTGCTCACCGCTGTGGCGAGAGGAGACTCGGTGTTCACTCTGAGCCGCCACGTCACCACAGAGTACACCGTGGAGGAGCACCGGTGGAGAGTGGCGCGGGAGATGAAAGGGTTCGGTAGGATTGGATCCATATATACATTTCTGATGAAGCTTCCTAAAGCCACCGTCTGGCCTGTGGGAGGCTCTCCAGATGTGACCCAGCCCCTCAGAGCCTGTCCCAGAGTCTCCTCACAATGCTCAGACAGTAACTAATATACCGTCTGCTTTGGTTCTACAGTAACCCAACGAGAAAAGACTTCCACCACGGGGTAGAGATGGATGTCCTGCTGTGTCCTTCGCACAGTCATCATCCACTGATGGTCAACTCTTGAGTCCTAAACCCGGACATGAGCTGGAATATTGAAATGcctgaaataagatctgtggtcgACACAAGATGGAGGAGGAGATTGGAGTTATGCTTTAATAACCAGCGATGACGACATGCTGTTATCAATCTGTGGGAAGCAGAGAGAGTAGAAAGAAAATCAAGGTTTCAatttacaaaaagaaaaaacacacactGCCTCGCCTAATGTCTTTAATAAAGTAATCCCAAATACAAAGTACTCGGGTCGCATGAGAATACTTTCACATGTTCACATAATAAACACAGGACTGAAAGGGTGCAATATGGGATCATCttcctcatcatcatcctcatcatcatcctcatcatcgTCGTACACAGCATAATGCAGTGAATGTACTGTTGGCCAGGTCCAGATGGGTTATTCTGTGTGCGTATCAACTGGACTTGATATGTATTCCTGCGGCGGATCTTTGGTTCCAGTTGAGGTGTGGAGTGTGCAGACCTTCCGTCAGGCCACGCGCATCATCAGCTCCTCCAGGGCGCGCTCCCGGTGGTTGTCATGGACCAGCAGCACCTCTTTGATGGCGTTCTGCTGGAAGCCCATCTCGTGGAACTGACTCAGCAGGTGGAGGAACTCCTCGGCCTCCAGAGGGAGACAACATGTTGGTTTTTTATAGCATTTCATCGATACAtcttgcagtgtgtgtgtgtgtgtgtgtcgtcctcTGCAGGGCTTACCTTTGTCTCGGAGTTTTGAAACATCTCCAGAGCTTCTTCCACCAGACTCTTATCATAACCCAGCTGACACAGGTGGTCGCAGGCCAGCAGGTAGCTCaggacctgcacacacacacacacacacacacacacacacacacacacacacacacacacacacacacacacacacacacacacacacacacacacacacacacacacacacacacacacacacacacacacacacacacacacacacacacacacacacacacacacacacacacacacacacacacacacacacacacacacacacacacacacacacacacacacacacacacacgttttaaCTATTTGAATTTAAACGTCAGCAAAGTATGGTGTTAGTTGtactattatacagtacatatatTTATCattagataataataataagttaaGTAATGTAGTAACTATTAATGTTAAGCTTTATCATATCAAATAAATgggattattatcattattaaatctaacatattatattttattatatgatATACTATTTTGTACTATTAAATGATATTCTATTGTATTATTGATGATGTGTTTTTGTTGTAAAATGCATATAGCAATATGTTGGCAGCAAGCGTCTCCAGCGTGCCCCCCCCCTGCACGGCGGGGTCACGGCAAGCGTCTCCAGCGTGCCCCCCCCCTGCACGGCGGGGTCACGGCAAGCGTCTCCAGCGTGCCCCCCCCCTGCACGGCGGGGTCACGGCAAGCGTCTCCAGCGTGCCCCCCCCCTGCACGGCGGGGTCACGGCAAGCGTCTCCAGCGTGCCCCCCCCCTGCACGGCGGGGTCACGGCAAGCGTCTCCAGCGTGCCCCCCCCCTGCACGGCGGGGTCACGGCAAGCGTCTCCAGCGTGCCCCCCCCCTGCACGGCGGGGTCACGGCAAGCGTCTCCAGCGTGCCCCCCCCCTGCACGGCGGGGTCACGGCAAGCGTCTCCAGCGTGCCCCCCCCCTGCACGGCGGGGTCACGGCAAGCGTCTCCAGCGTGCCCCCCCCCTGCACGGCGGGGTCACGGCAAGCGTCTCCAGCGTGCCCCCCCCCCTGCACGGCGGGGTCACGGCAAGCGTCTCCAGCGTGCCCCCCCCCTGCACGGCGGGGTCACGGCAAGCGTCTCCAGCGTGCCCCCCCCTGCACGGCGGGGTCACGGCAAGCGTCTCCAGCGTGCCCCCCCCCCTGCACGGCGGGGTCACGGCAAGCGTCTCCagcgtgccccccccccctgcacggCGGGGTCACGGCAAGCGTCTCCAGCGTGCCCCCCCCCTGCACGGCGGGGTCACGGCAAGCGTCTCCAGCGTGCCCCCCCCCTGCACGGCGGGGTCACGGCAAGCGTCTCCAGCGTGCCCCCCCCCTGCACGGCGGGGTCACGGCAAGCGTCTCCagcgttccccccccccctgcacggCGGGGTCACGGCAAGCGTCTCCAGCGTGCCCCCCCCCCTGCACGGCGGGGTCACGGCAAGCGTCTCCAGCGTGCCCCCCCCCTGCACGGCGGGGTCACGGCAAGCGTCTCCAGCGTGCCCCCCCCCTGCACGGCGGGGTCACGGCAAGCGTCTCCAGCGTGCCCCCCCCCTGCACGGCGGGGTCACGGGAAACACGGAGCACCACGGAGCTTCACAGGCCTAGTATACTGCGTTTTGGTTTCCTTCCCACGGCGACTGGCCACTCTTCAGCTATACAACATAACTGAAGATATTATCAGCCAATCACATTTCAGAAACTGCTGATTTTCACGCAAAATCATCTCTAGGGTTTACAGAGAATGGTCCAATTAGGGTAATCACCAAGTGAGCGGCAGCTCTCTGCGAGAAaaggccttgttggtgccagaggtcagaggagagaggccttgttggtgccagaggtcagaggagagaggccttgttggtgccagaggtcagaggagagaggccttgttggtgccagaggtcagaggagagatgccttgttggtgccagaggtcagaggagagaggccttgttggtgccagaggtcagagcagagatggccttgttggtgccagaggtcagaggagagatgccttgttggtgccagaggtcagaggagagatgccttgttggtgccagaggtcagaggagagaggccttgttggtgccagaggtcagaggagagaggccttgttggtgccagaggtcagaggagagaggccttgttggtgccagaggtcagaggagagaggccttgttggtgccagaggtcagaggagagatgccttgttggtgccagaggtcagaggagagaggccttgttggtgccagaggtcagaggagagaggccttgttggtgccagaggtcagaggagagatgccttgttggtgccagaggtcagaggagagaggccttgttggtgccagaggtcagaggagagatgccttgttggtgccagaggtcagaggagagatgccttgttggtgccagaggtcagaggagagaggccttgttggtgccagaggtcagaggagagaggccttgttggtgccagaggtcagaggagagaggccgtgttggtgccagaggtcagaggagagaaggccttgttggtgccagaggtcagaggagagaggccttgttggtgccagaggtcagaggagagaggccttgttggtgccagaggtcagaggagagaggccttgttggtgccagaggtcagaggagagaggccttgttggtgccagaggtcagaggagagaggccttgttggtgccagaggtcagaggagagaggccttgttggtgccagaggtcagaggagagaggccttgttggtgccagaggtcagaggagagaggccttgttggtgccagaggtcagaggagagaggccttgttggtgccagaggtcagaggagagaggccttgttggtgccagaggtcagaggagagaggccttgttggtgccagaggtcagaggagagaggccttgttggtgccagaggtcagaggagagaggccttgttggtgccagaggtcagaggagagaggccttgttggtgccagaggtcagaggagagaggccttgttggtgccagaggtcagaggagagaggccttgttggtgccagaggtcagaggagagaggccttgttggtgccagaggtcagaggagagaggccttgttggtgccagaggtcagagagagatgccttgttggtgccagaggtcagaggagagaggccttgttggtgccagaggtcagaggagagaggccttgttggtgccagaggtcagaggagagaggccttgttggtgccagaggtcagaggagagatgccttgttggtgccagaggtcagaggagagaggccttgttggtgccagaggtcagaggagagaggccttgttggtgccagaggtcagaggagagaggccttgttggtgccagaggtcagaggagagaggccttgttggtgccagaggtcagaggagagaggccttgttggtgccagaggtcagaggagagaggccttgttggtgccagaggtcagaggagagaggccttgttggtgccagaggtcagaggagagaggccttgttggtgccagaggtcagaggagagaggccttgttggtgccagaggtcagaggagagaggccttgttggtgccagaggtcagaggagagaggccttgttggtgccagaggtcagagcagagaggccttgttggtgccagaggtcagaggagagaggccttgttggtgccagaggtcagaggagagaggccttgttggtgccagaggtcagaggagagaggccttgttggtgccagaggtcagaggagagaggccttgttggtgccagaggtcagaggagagaggccttgttggtgccagaggtcagaggagagaggccttgttggtgccagaggtcagaggagagaggccttgttggtgccagaggtcagaggagagaggccttgttggtgccagaggtcagaggagagaggccttgttggtgccagaggtcagaggagagaggccttgttggtgccagaggtcagaggagagaggccttgttggtgccagaggtcagaggagagaggccttgttggtgccagaggtcagaggagagaggccttgttggtgccagaggtcagaggagagaggccttgttggtgccagaggtcagaggagagaggccttgttggtgccagaggtcagaggagagaggccttgttggtgccagaggtcagaggagagaggccttgttggtgccagagg
Coding sequences within it:
- the LOC117443701 gene encoding kelch repeat and BTB domain-containing protein 13-like, which translates into the protein MKTHSREEMESSSCPAHCLRVSVCDSSFVVDKILLAEKCEYFRALFQSGMRECQQQHLQLQGVGAPGFLLMLRVLRGERPLLSADQIVEAIECTAFLQVPALTEHLMNTVNSENCLLMFHTASTFGVRELAHGSALFIRDMYSELEEDLHTLPDSLVEYIQSLLPSSYMAVCSHSPCTEQLQDPQRTVNFLDEDSREWKVLTHLPVSTSTTMAGVAVLDNKLYIIGGVHDVSKKVVESGFCYSPAENTWTTFCGPQTLRYNLTLIGHQGCLYALGGENNRKALSSVERFRVETGNWGFVSPLPCPAAQVVSAVAMSRIFICLWRGRGATDIHEYVSERDQWLLVTTLTREHSYALYMVAHRDHLYVVRNGPCDDFLLCVMDCYSLSSGQWTAVCGHYGNSKGSLLTAVARGDSVFTLSRHVTTEYTVEEHRWRVAREMKGFGRIGSIYTFLMKLPKATVWPVGGSPDVTQPLRACPRVSSQCSDSN